A single window of Sphingobacteriales bacterium DNA harbors:
- a CDS encoding helix-hairpin-helix domain-containing protein has protein sequence MKFIEYTRSERNAIVVLLLILLLLLVLKQPIVLRLFSNRTNTKEDSTRYLSLINEIQQAEDDNEYSYTGNTYEKKYVNNDKYNYQDKNFIIDINKANAEEFEKLYGIGKVYSERIVKYRNKIGGFESIEQLKEVYGIHDTVYQKFKHQLVLSNPNKQINNQNQQKKEIKIELNSATHDELVQLNGIGNVYAKRIVEFRDKLGGFYNIEQVKDVYGIHDTVFQKIKPNIYLKPATILKLNINNATLEELTANPYFFTTLAKQIIGYRTKVKSFSNIEDLKKLYYIRDNPEYYEKILPYVRLE, from the coding sequence TTGAAATTTATAGAATATACAAGAAGTGAACGAAATGCGATAGTAGTATTACTACTTATATTATTGTTATTACTTGTATTAAAACAACCAATTGTACTAAGATTATTTAGTAATCGAACTAATACAAAAGAAGATAGTACAAGGTATTTATCATTAATAAACGAAATCCAACAAGCAGAAGATGATAATGAATATTCGTACACTGGAAACACCTATGAGAAAAAGTATGTGAATAATGATAAGTATAATTATCAGGATAAAAATTTTATAATCGATATTAATAAAGCCAATGCAGAAGAATTTGAGAAATTATATGGTATAGGCAAAGTGTACTCAGAACGAATTGTAAAATATAGAAACAAAATTGGTGGTTTTGAATCAATAGAACAATTGAAAGAAGTATATGGTATTCATGATACTGTATATCAAAAGTTTAAACACCAACTTGTTTTATCAAATCCTAACAAACAAATAAACAATCAAAATCAGCAGAAAAAAGAAATAAAAATAGAACTGAACAGTGCAACACATGATGAACTTGTGCAACTCAACGGTATTGGAAATGTATATGCAAAAAGAATTGTTGAGTTTCGTGATAAGTTAGGTGGTTTTTATAATATTGAACAAGTAAAAGATGTATATGGTATTCATGATACAGTGTTTCAAAAAATTAAACCAAATATTTATTTGAAACCTGCAACAATTCTTAAATTGAATATTAATAACGCAACTTTGGAAGAACTTACTGCAAATCCATATTTTTTTACAACACTTGCCAAACAAATTATTGGTTATAGAACAAAGGTAAAGTCATTTTCAAATATTGAAGACTTAAAGAAACTCTACTATATCAGAGACAATCCAGAATATTATGAAAAGATATTGCCTTATGTTCGTTTAGAATAA
- a CDS encoding HAD-IIIA family hydrolase, which translates to MEAIILAGGLGTRLQSIVNDLPKCMADVAGKPFLFYVIQHLRMQNVQRIIFSLGYKHESITNYLAENFSTLNYDVCVEKEQLGTGGAIQLALEKTKENDVIVVNGDTLFKSDLQELYQFHLMKKSACTLALKQMYDFDRYGVVELDNNSCILSFTEKKYFQTGLINVGVYIINKYGFLNNNLPIKFSFEKDYLEKFVSNKAFYATIQNNYFIDIGIPEDYYRAQTELKQSTLDYTLIDKTWTLFLDRDGVINKDKDGSYIFNYAEFEFLEGVLNAIQKCSNIFGRIIIVTNQRGIGKQLMSINDLDAIHQNMKNEIEAANGKIDAIYYAPNIDSKDFHRKPNPGMALLAKHDFQEIDLNKSIMVGNNYSDMQFAKNAGMYSIFVKTTIKNPKPEWNIDIDKTYDSLQAFTNDLF; encoded by the coding sequence ATGGAAGCAATAATACTAGCTGGCGGACTTGGCACTAGATTACAATCTATTGTAAATGATTTGCCGAAATGCATGGCTGATGTTGCAGGAAAACCATTTTTATTCTACGTAATTCAGCATCTTAGAATGCAAAATGTACAAAGAATAATTTTTAGCCTTGGTTATAAACACGAAAGCATCACAAACTATTTAGCCGAAAATTTTTCTACTTTAAACTATGATGTTTGTGTCGAGAAGGAACAATTAGGCACAGGCGGTGCAATTCAATTAGCATTAGAAAAGACCAAAGAAAATGATGTAATTGTAGTGAATGGCGATACCTTATTTAAGTCTGATTTGCAAGAATTATATCAATTTCATTTAATGAAAAAATCAGCATGTACACTTGCGCTCAAACAAATGTATGATTTTGATAGATATGGTGTTGTAGAATTAGACAACAATTCATGTATCCTATCATTTACTGAAAAAAAATATTTCCAAACTGGATTAATCAATGTAGGTGTATATATTATTAATAAATATGGATTTTTAAATAATAATTTGCCAATAAAATTTTCTTTTGAAAAAGATTATCTTGAGAAATTTGTTTCAAATAAAGCTTTTTATGCAACTATTCAAAACAATTATTTTATTGACATTGGCATTCCAGAAGATTATTATAGAGCACAAACTGAATTAAAACAATCGACACTTGATTATACGTTAATAGACAAAACATGGACTTTATTTTTAGATAGAGATGGTGTAATCAATAAAGACAAAGATGGAAGTTATATTTTTAATTATGCTGAATTTGAATTTTTAGAAGGTGTTCTAAATGCAATACAAAAATGTAGCAATATCTTCGGGCGAATTATAATTGTAACTAATCAACGTGGCATCGGCAAACAACTAATGAGCATAAATGATTTAGATGCAATTCATCAGAATATGAAAAACGAAATTGAAGCTGCTAACGGAAAAATAGATGCAATATATTATGCACCTAATATTGATAGCAAAGATTTTCACAGAAAGCCAAATCCAGGAATGGCATTGCTCGCAAAGCATGATTTTCAAGAGATAGATTTAAATAAATCAATTATGGTAGGCAACAATTATAGTGATATGCAATTTGCAAAAAATGCAGGTATGTATTCTATTTTTGTTAAAACAACCATCAAAAATCCAAAGCCAGAATGGAATATTGATATAGATAAAACTTACGATAGCCTACAAGCTTTTACAAACGATTTATTCTAA
- a CDS encoding OmpA family protein, which translates to MKKRNLLLAILFVASFATFAKGDGTKKEARIAKMNSRSAVGNAKWSLGLGMEVADFYSPKLKEFKMFKTPVAFGPRVGFWRNFNPSIALGLDLATYAFSSKNTDGTLPNVNTYNLLYAGTAAYKFNNGYILKENFPVAPYIFAKLQGTWAEEAVTGNKLNGFGVPIGAGINWKLANNVALNTYGGYNFGIKNNEDHIFFGAGLMVDLGKDKSVVEPKPVDEVVAPIDTDGDGIADIDDDCPEIAGIAQFNGCPDTDGDGIADKDDECPTVAGIVEFNGCPDTDGDGIADIKDACPTVKGEAKFGGCPNPDTDGDGIVDAKDNCPTVPGPISAIGCPDQDGDGVADKDDKCPTVPGPRSTQGCPEDQIINELNFNLKNVLFDLGKSTIRPESYAILDNAAKVMNEQLPHATFYVDGHTDSKGSAAANKTLSAARAKSVLEYLVSKGVDKSRLTSRGFGEEQLKVSPEKTEADYQANRRVELVLRKTN; encoded by the coding sequence ATGAAAAAAAGAAATTTATTATTAGCAATATTATTTGTGGCATCGTTTGCTACCTTTGCTAAAGGAGACGGTACTAAGAAGGAGGCAAGAATTGCCAAAATGAATTCTAGAAGTGCTGTTGGTAATGCAAAATGGTCATTAGGACTAGGTATGGAAGTAGCAGACTTCTATTCTCCAAAGTTGAAAGAGTTTAAAATGTTTAAAACCCCTGTGGCTTTTGGTCCAAGAGTAGGATTTTGGAGAAATTTTAACCCTTCTATTGCTTTAGGATTAGACTTAGCAACTTATGCATTTTCATCTAAAAACACAGATGGCACATTGCCAAATGTAAACACTTATAACTTATTATATGCAGGTACTGCAGCTTATAAGTTTAATAACGGTTACATCTTAAAAGAAAACTTTCCAGTAGCACCTTATATTTTTGCAAAATTACAAGGTACTTGGGCTGAAGAAGCTGTGACGGGTAATAAGTTAAATGGCTTTGGCGTTCCAATTGGAGCTGGTATTAACTGGAAATTAGCAAACAATGTAGCATTAAATACATATGGTGGTTATAATTTTGGTATCAAAAATAATGAAGATCATATTTTCTTTGGTGCTGGTTTAATGGTTGATTTAGGTAAAGATAAATCAGTTGTAGAACCAAAACCAGTTGATGAAGTAGTTGCACCAATCGATACAGATGGTGATGGTATTGCTGATATCGATGATGACTGTCCTGAAATAGCTGGTATAGCACAATTTAATGGTTGTCCTGATACAGATGGTGATGGTATAGCTGATAAAGATGATGAGTGTCCTACTGTAGCTGGTATTGTTGAGTTCAATGGTTGTCCTGATACAGACGGTGATGGTATTGCTGACATAAAAGATGCTTGTCCTACAGTAAAAGGTGAAGCTAAATTTGGTGGTTGCCCTAACCCTGATACAGATGGTGATGGTATAGTAGATGCTAAAGACAATTGCCCTACAGTTCCTGGTCCAATCAGTGCAATAGGTTGTCCTGATCAAGATGGAGATGGTGTAGCTGATAAGGATGATAAATGTCCTACAGTACCTGGTCCAAGATCAACACAAGGTTGTCCTGAAGATCAAATCATAAATGAACTTAACTTTAACTTGAAAAATGTATTATTTGATTTAGGTAAATCTACAATCAGACCAGAATCTTATGCAATATTAGATAATGCTGCAAAAGTAATGAACGAGCAATTACCTCATGCTACTTTCTATGTAGATGGTCATACAGATTCTAAAGGTTCTGCTGCTGCAAATAAAACATTATCTGCTGCAAGAGCTAAATCAGTATTAGAATATTTAGTTTCTAAAGGAGTTGATAAATCAAGATTAACTTCAAGAGGATTTGGAGAAGAACAATTAAAAGTTTCTCCAGAAAAAACAGAAGCTGATTATCAAGCAAACAGAAGAGTTGAGTTAGTTTTAAGAAAAACAAACTAA
- a CDS encoding class I SAM-dependent methyltransferase, producing MREIKIQIARFGKRLMLMFRIHIFLSPFENIFINLAYVSKMSRFAHQNKNSDALNDFLVLDFKYDRREIAYKYIIDNYVKNTDINYLEFGVCSGKSFEWWINHHKNSNSTFNGFDTFEGLPEDWGPFKKGDMSTSNKIPEYNDIRTKFHQGLFQVTLPKFLESFNDDKKKVIHLDSDLYSSTLYVLTTIAPLLKKGDIVIFDEFGVPSHEFMAFHEFINVYYKEFKLIAAQNNYYFAAFKIE from the coding sequence ATGAGAGAAATTAAAATACAAATAGCAAGGTTTGGGAAAAGATTAATGTTGATGTTTAGAATACACATTTTCCTTTCACCATTCGAGAATATCTTCATCAATTTGGCATATGTGTCAAAGATGTCAAGATTTGCTCACCAAAATAAAAATAGTGATGCACTTAATGATTTTCTTGTTTTAGATTTTAAATATGACAGAAGAGAAATTGCATACAAATACATCATAGATAATTATGTAAAGAATACAGATATTAATTACTTAGAATTTGGAGTTTGTAGTGGAAAATCTTTTGAATGGTGGATTAACCATCATAAAAATTCTAATTCTACATTTAATGGATTTGATACTTTTGAAGGATTACCAGAAGATTGGGGACCGTTCAAAAAAGGTGACATGAGTACGAGTAACAAAATTCCTGAATACAATGATATTAGAACAAAATTTCATCAAGGGCTATTCCAAGTTACATTACCAAAATTTTTAGAATCTTTTAATGATGATAAAAAGAAAGTAATACACTTAGATTCAGATTTATATTCTTCAACATTATATGTATTAACCACAATAGCACCATTATTAAAAAAAGGAGATATTGTAATTTTTGATGAATTTGGAGTTCCTTCTCATGAGTTTATGGCATTCCATGAATTTATAAATGTATATTATAAAGAATTTAAACTAATTGCTGCTCAAAACAACTATTACTTTGCTGCATTCAAAATAGAATAA
- the leuB gene encoding 3-isopropylmalate dehydrogenase, with protein sequence MKKKIAVLSGDGIGPEIITEAIKVLKAIEQKFNHQFEYEYGLIGADAIDKVGNPYPDETHQLCLNADAILFGAIGDPKYDNDPSAKIRPEQGLLKMRAALGLYANIRPVKSYDALLEASPLKTERIKGVDFVVVRELISGIYFGKPRGRSEDQNIAYDTCVYTRDEILRITAKAFEFAKNRRKKVTLLDKANVLATSRLWREVVTEYAKQFPDIELECNFIDSAAMEVITKPSKFDVILTENLFGDIISDEASVIGGSLGMLPSASMGEKTALYEPIHGSYPQAKGKNIANPMATILSAAMLLEYSFGLTDESKAIVDAVDKALTDNYVTEDINHGKYSTSDVGDYIVEFILN encoded by the coding sequence ATGAAAAAGAAAATTGCAGTTTTGTCTGGTGATGGCATTGGACCAGAAATAATTACAGAAGCAATAAAAGTATTAAAAGCAATTGAACAAAAATTCAACCATCAATTCGAGTACGAATATGGCTTGATTGGTGCTGATGCAATTGACAAAGTTGGAAATCCTTATCCAGATGAAACACATCAACTATGTTTAAATGCTGATGCTATATTATTTGGTGCAATTGGCGATCCAAAGTATGACAATGATCCATCAGCAAAAATAAGACCAGAACAAGGCTTACTAAAAATGAGAGCTGCACTTGGCTTATATGCAAACATTCGTCCTGTAAAAAGCTATGATGCATTGCTTGAGGCATCACCTCTTAAGACTGAAAGAATAAAAGGTGTAGATTTCGTAGTCGTTAGAGAATTAATCTCTGGAATATATTTTGGAAAACCACGTGGCAGAAGCGAAGATCAAAATATTGCATACGACACTTGTGTCTATACACGCGATGAGATATTAAGAATTACAGCAAAAGCATTTGAATTTGCAAAAAACAGAAGAAAGAAAGTTACCTTATTAGATAAAGCAAATGTATTAGCTACATCAAGATTGTGGAGAGAAGTAGTAACTGAGTATGCGAAACAATTTCCAGATATAGAACTTGAATGCAATTTTATTGATAGTGCAGCAATGGAAGTCATTACAAAACCATCTAAGTTTGATGTTATACTAACAGAAAATTTGTTTGGTGATATTATTTCAGATGAAGCATCAGTAATTGGTGGTAGCTTAGGCATGCTACCATCAGCATCAATGGGCGAAAAAACTGCTTTGTATGAACCAATACATGGTTCGTATCCACAAGCAAAAGGAAAAAATATTGCAAATCCAATGGCTACCATCTTGTCTGCTGCAATGTTATTAGAATATAGTTTTGGACTAACAGATGAAAGCAAAGCAATTGTAGATGCAGTAGATAAAGCATTGACAGATAATTATGTAACAGAAGACATCAACCATGGCAAATACTCTACAAGTGATGTTGGAGATTATATTGTAGAATTTATCTTAAATTAA
- a CDS encoding alkaline phosphatase family protein, giving the protein MEFDCNPTFATIQNDSNISSISFGSCSDENSAQPILSDVVNLKPDLFIYLGDNIYADANKCSDFFKSYSKLACKQEFKNLVAQIPTIATWDDHDYGKNDGGIEYNLKTQSKHIFLKFWNEPKDSDRYKHEGIYNSKYFGDDNHKVQVILLDTRTFRSSLKGGRNSYTPDYSINKTMLGDEQWKWLEAELLKPAKVRIIASSTQFGIEHNGWEAWANFPKEQQKMADLIASTKANGVIFISGDVHYAELSKQTFNNTYPFYDCTSSGITNIEYNPRKNKYRLDNAVSKINYGNLNINWESNPISIEYKIYTINNEVLFQHLITLDEISFKP; this is encoded by the coding sequence ATGGAATTTGATTGCAATCCAACATTTGCAACAATACAAAATGATTCAAATATTAGTTCTATATCTTTTGGTTCTTGTTCAGATGAAAATTCAGCACAGCCAATTTTAAGTGATGTTGTTAACCTAAAACCAGATTTATTTATCTATTTAGGTGATAATATTTATGCTGATGCAAACAAATGTTCTGATTTTTTTAAATCATATTCTAAATTGGCTTGCAAGCAAGAGTTTAAAAATCTAGTAGCACAAATTCCAACAATTGCAACTTGGGACGACCATGATTATGGAAAAAATGATGGTGGAATAGAATATAATTTAAAAACACAATCAAAACATATTTTTCTAAAATTCTGGAATGAGCCGAAAGATTCTGACAGATACAAACATGAAGGAATATACAACAGTAAATATTTTGGAGATGACAATCATAAAGTTCAAGTAATCTTACTAGACACAAGAACATTTAGAAGTAGTCTAAAAGGTGGGCGGAATTCATACACACCAGACTATTCTATTAACAAAACTATGTTGGGTGATGAACAATGGAAATGGTTAGAAGCAGAGCTACTAAAGCCAGCAAAGGTTAGAATTATTGCGTCGAGTACTCAATTTGGTATAGAACACAATGGTTGGGAAGCATGGGCAAATTTTCCAAAAGAACAACAAAAAATGGCAGATTTAATTGCTTCAACAAAAGCTAATGGTGTTATTTTTATTAGTGGTGATGTACATTATGCTGAGTTGAGCAAGCAAACTTTCAACAATACTTATCCATTTTATGATTGCACATCAAGTGGTATTACAAACATTGAATACAATCCAAGAAAAAATAAATATAGATTAGACAATGCAGTTTCAAAAATTAATTATGGAAATTTAAATATCAATTGGGAAAGCAATCCAATTTCCATTGAATATAAAATTTACACCATAAATAATGAAGTATTATTTCAACATCTTATTACCTTAGATGAAATTAGTTTCAAACCATGA
- a CDS encoding dehydrogenase, translated as MIFRSKAPLRIGLAGGGTDVSPYCDEYNGAILNATISLYAYTNIELLEENKIILHGMDRDEIEVYNWQTNLPINGKLDLLKGVYNRIQKDYPFTKKGIKISTFVDAPSGSGLGTSSTLVVSIVGAFVEMLQLPFGEYDIAHYAYDIERNDLKLAGGRQDQYAATFGGVNYMEFYKDDKVIVNPLRIRQEYLNELEHNLLLYYTSTSRESAKIIEEQSKNVKEKNNQSIEAMHQLKQQSVLMKEALLKGNTNEIGKILDIGFEQKRLMAKGINNSLIDDIYNTAKKAGATGGKISGAGGGGFMIFYCPNNTKHIVRKALENFGGEAKTYQFTKHGLTTWKI; from the coding sequence ATGATATTCAGAAGCAAAGCTCCCTTGAGAATTGGCTTAGCAGGTGGTGGTACAGATGTGAGTCCATATTGCGATGAATACAATGGCGCAATTCTAAATGCAACAATTTCATTATATGCATATACCAACATTGAGTTATTAGAAGAGAATAAAATAATTCTACATGGAATGGATAGAGATGAAATTGAAGTATATAATTGGCAAACCAATCTACCAATAAATGGAAAGTTAGACTTATTAAAAGGTGTTTACAATCGTATTCAAAAAGACTATCCATTCACTAAAAAAGGTATAAAAATAAGCACATTTGTAGATGCACCTTCTGGTTCAGGCTTAGGCACATCATCAACATTGGTTGTATCTATTGTAGGCGCATTTGTAGAAATGCTACAACTGCCATTTGGGGAATACGATATTGCTCATTACGCTTATGATATAGAAAGAAATGACTTAAAATTAGCTGGAGGAAGACAAGACCAATATGCTGCAACATTTGGTGGTGTAAATTATATGGAGTTTTATAAAGATGATAAAGTTATAGTAAATCCATTGCGCATCAGACAAGAATACCTAAATGAATTAGAACACAATCTATTATTATATTACACGTCTACAAGTAGAGAATCTGCAAAAATTATAGAAGAACAGAGCAAAAACGTAAAAGAAAAAAACAATCAATCTATTGAAGCAATGCATCAATTGAAACAACAATCTGTTTTAATGAAAGAAGCATTATTAAAAGGCAATACAAACGAAATTGGAAAAATCTTAGACATTGGCTTTGAACAGAAAAGATTAATGGCAAAAGGAATAAATAATTCTCTAATTGATGATATCTACAACACAGCCAAAAAAGCAGGTGCAACTGGCGGAAAAATTAGTGGTGCAGGCGGCGGTGGATTTATGATCTTTTATTGCCCAAACAACACAAAACATATAGTAAGAAAAGCATTAGAAAATTTTGGTGGTGAAGCTAAAACATACCAATTTACAAAACATGGCTTAACAACATGGAAAATTTAA
- a CDS encoding MarC family protein has product MSIEFNNVITISLVLFAIIDILGTIPILLDIKNKIGEIDAKFATFVSGGIMITFLFAGKYVLKVIGIDIVSFSLAGAIVIFLIGLEMTLNRDIFKPHISSPKGSTVMPIAFPMIAGAGTLTTLLSLRSQYNILEILIGVLINLLVVYYVIRFLPRIEHFLGETGISILRKVFGFVLLSISVKIFISNLSIINTNLPQ; this is encoded by the coding sequence ATGTCAATTGAATTTAACAATGTCATAACTATTAGTTTAGTATTATTTGCTATCATAGATATTCTAGGTACTATTCCTATATTATTAGATATTAAAAATAAGATTGGTGAGATAGATGCTAAGTTCGCAACTTTTGTATCAGGTGGAATTATGATAACATTCCTTTTTGCTGGAAAATATGTATTAAAAGTAATAGGAATAGATATTGTATCATTTTCTCTAGCAGGCGCAATTGTTATATTTCTAATAGGTTTAGAAATGACATTAAACAGAGATATTTTTAAACCACATATTTCAAGCCCAAAAGGTTCGACAGTAATGCCTATTGCATTCCCAATGATTGCCGGCGCTGGTACACTTACAACACTTCTTTCCTTACGTTCTCAATACAATATTCTTGAAATATTAATTGGCGTACTTATAAATTTGTTAGTTGTATATTATGTAATCAGATTTTTGCCAAGAATTGAACATTTTCTTGGCGAAACTGGCATTAGTATTCTCAGAAAAGTATTTGGTTTTGTTTTACTATCAATCTCAGTAAAAATATTCATCAGCAATTTGTCTATTATCAATACAAATCTACCTCAATAG
- a CDS encoding glycosyltransferase: MRIAIIGPAYPLRGGLSTFNHRLAKEFIDLGHECTIWSFSLQYPSILFPGKTQYSDEPAPNNINIISEINSINPLSWIKVGNKLKKQELDIVIVRYWLPFMGPALGTIIRILKRNKKTKVVCIADNVIPHEKRIGDKIFTKYFLKSCDAFITMSEKVMKDLRTFDNNKATQIVEHPLYDNFGNIVSKYDARAYLNIPQDEKIVLFFGFIRKYKGLDLLIEAMHELNKKNTNIKLLIAGEFYEDEEQYLQLIKQYNLEDKIILHTNFIADSEVKYYLCSADVLVQPYKNATQSGVTPLAYYFEKPMIVTNVGGLPALVPDKKCGIIVEPNPKDIAKGIEEFFNIGEAHFIPFIRNEQQKFSWKNIADNILSLSNK, translated from the coding sequence ATGAGAATAGCAATTATTGGTCCAGCATATCCATTAAGAGGTGGACTTTCTACATTTAATCACAGATTGGCAAAAGAATTTATAGATTTAGGTCATGAATGTACCATTTGGTCATTTTCATTACAATATCCATCAATATTATTTCCAGGAAAAACACAATATAGCGATGAGCCAGCACCTAATAATATCAACATTATCTCAGAAATAAACTCTATTAATCCTTTAAGTTGGATAAAAGTTGGAAATAAATTAAAAAAACAAGAATTAGATATAGTTATTGTAAGATATTGGCTACCATTTATGGGGCCAGCTTTAGGTACTATAATTAGAATTTTAAAAAGAAACAAAAAAACAAAAGTTGTCTGCATTGCTGACAATGTTATTCCACATGAAAAGAGAATTGGAGATAAGATATTTACAAAATACTTTCTAAAATCTTGTGATGCTTTTATTACTATGAGCGAAAAGGTAATGAAAGACTTAAGAACATTTGATAATAATAAAGCTACACAAATTGTAGAACATCCATTATATGATAATTTTGGGAATATTGTATCTAAATACGACGCTAGAGCATATTTAAACATACCACAAGATGAAAAAATTGTATTATTCTTTGGGTTTATTAGAAAATACAAAGGCTTAGACTTGTTGATAGAAGCAATGCATGAGCTAAATAAAAAAAACACAAACATAAAATTACTTATTGCTGGCGAATTTTATGAAGACGAAGAACAATATCTTCAATTAATTAAACAATATAACTTAGAAGATAAGATAATACTACATACAAATTTTATTGCAGACAGTGAGGTAAAATATTATCTATGTTCCGCAGATGTATTAGTTCAACCTTATAAAAATGCAACTCAAAGTGGCGTTACGCCGCTTGCATACTATTTTGAAAAGCCTATGATTGTTACAAATGTTGGTGGGTTGCCGGCATTAGTACCAGACAAAAAATGTGGTATCATTGTAGAGCCAAACCCAAAAGACATAGCAAAAGGAATAGAAGAATTTTTCAATATAGGCGAAGCTCATTTTATTCCATTTATAAGAAATGAACAACAAAAGTTTAGCTGGAAGAATATTGCAGATAATATATTATCTTTATCAAATAAATAA
- a CDS encoding D-sedoheptulose 7-phosphate isomerase has translation MNNKIAHILQDSINTKNKIVEDKILINTIAEVADVITKCFKDDNKLLLCGNGGSAADAQHLAAEFSGRFYHDREPLFAEALHVNTSYLTAVANDYSYNEVYSRLVKAKGRKGDVLIGISTSGNSQNIINAFQVANERQMITIGFTGESGGKMKELSECLINIPSTETPRIQEAHITVGHIICQLVEENYFN, from the coding sequence ATGAATAACAAAATTGCACATATATTACAAGATAGCATCAACACAAAGAATAAAATAGTTGAAGATAAAATACTTATCAATACTATAGCTGAAGTTGCTGATGTAATTACCAAATGTTTTAAAGATGACAATAAACTTCTATTATGTGGAAATGGTGGGTCAGCAGCAGATGCACAACATTTAGCCGCAGAATTTTCAGGCAGATTTTATCATGATAGAGAACCACTTTTTGCAGAAGCACTTCATGTTAACACTTCTTATCTTACTGCAGTGGCAAATGATTATTCTTACAACGAAGTATATTCAAGATTGGTGAAAGCAAAAGGAAGAAAAGGTGATGTGCTTATTGGCATTTCAACATCTGGAAATTCTCAAAACATAATCAATGCATTTCAAGTAGCAAACGAAAGACAGATGATAACAATTGGTTTCACAGGAGAATCTGGAGGAAAAATGAAAGAATTATCTGAGTGTCTCATCAATATTCCATCAACAGAGACGCCAAGAATACAAGAAGCACATATTACTGTTGGTCATATTATTTGTCAGCTAGTTGAGGAGAATTATTTCAACTAA